Part of the Bacillus rossius redtenbacheri isolate Brsri chromosome 9 unlocalized genomic scaffold, Brsri_v3 Brsri_v3_scf9_2, whole genome shotgun sequence genome is shown below.
ACCACTCAGGCGAGAACATCAACCCCTCGGGCGAGAACATCAACCCCTCGGGCGAGAACAACAAACACTCGGGCGAGAACAGCAACCTCTCGGACAAGTACAGCAACCCCTCGGCGAGAACAACAACCACTCGGGCGAGAACAACAAACACTCGGGCGATAACAGCAACATCTCGGACGAGTACAGCAACACCTCGGGCGAGAACAGCAAACACTCGGGCGAGAACAGCAAACACTCGGGCGAGAACAGCAACCACTCGGGCGAGAACAGCAACCACTCGGGCGAGAACAGCAACCACTCGGGCGAGAACATAAACCTCTCGGGCGAGAGCAGCAACCTCTCGGGCGAGAACAGCAACCACTCGGACGAGTACAGCAACCCCTCGGGCGAGAACAGCAACCTCTCGGGCGAGAACAGCAAACACTCAGGCGAGAACAGCAACCACTCGGGCGAGAACAGCAACCACTCGGGTGAGAACAGCAACCACTCGGGCGAGAACAGCAAACACTCAGGCGAGAACAGCAACCCCTCGGACGAGTACAGCAACCCCTCGGGCGAGAACAGCAACCGCTCGGGCGAGAACATAAACCTCTCGGGCGAGAGCAGTAACCTCTCGGGCGAGAACAGCAACCACTCGGACGAGTACAGCAACCCCTCGGGCGAGAACAGCAACCTCTCGGGCGAGAACAGCAACCACTCGGGCGAGAACAACAAACACTCAGGCGAGAACAACAAACACTCGGGCGAGAACAGCAACCTCTCGGACGAGTACAGCAACCCCTCAGGCGAGAACAACAACCACTCGGGCGAGAACAACAACCACTCGGGCGAGAACAGCAACCTCTCGGACGAGTACAGCAACCCCTCGGGCGAGAACAACAACCACTCGGGCGAGAACATCAAACACTCGGGCGAGAACAGCAACCTCTCGGACGAGTACAGCAACCCCTCGAGCGAGAACAGCAGCCTATCGGACGAGAACATAAACCTCTCGGGCGAGTGCAGCAACCTCTCGGACGAGAACAGCAACCACTCGGGCGAGAACAGCATACACTTAGGCGAGAACAGCAACCgctcgggcgaaaaaaaaaagccacttGGACGGGAACAGCAACCACTCGGGCTAGAACAGCAACCACTCGGGAGAAAACAACCGCGCTCGGGTGAGAACAGCAAACCCTCGGGAGAGAACAGCAACCACTCGGGCGAGAacgttttagataattttttattacatttataattaCCCGATACTTAATAAGGCAGTTTGGTTTGTTTTAGTCCTTTAACCCCTATATATTTCACCCTTAAAAGCAATGGTAgcttgtatcaaaaattgttttagatacaaattataagacTTACAACAAAGAATTCGAAAGGAATCTATTGTGtaactactaagggagttatgcattTGTTGTCTTCCGATCCTCGTTTTTTCCATCTCTtggagttgacgatggttttgggtctATGGAACATGAaacgtaaaactaaataaaactttttcggaAGTCGCACCTTTTTAACGGCTACCATAGATAGTATTTattcgaaatatacctaaaagAATTTTAGAgttgttaaatatattataaattaaaattaatttatgtgattgacatttttttaaaaattaggaaTAAACGTGATTATGAATTTACGTGACTCCCAATTAACGAAAAAAAGATAAGAGAAtcaaaatccttttttttattaaaaccacgTCCAGGTTGTCTTTTCAAAACAATATCGGAAATGAAGTTAAATTATGTTTTCATAATCACTTAGGTGTATTTTAGATTGTCAATGTATGGTTATTAATAAAGGTGTTCAagattacacttaaaaaattttacgaaaaaataattcACCCATGGATAGAGAATTTGTAGGTTAATTCAGTTCCGTTACCTAACTTCACCGACGCTGATTAATTTCAAAGATACTTTTGAAAACGAGAGGAAAGAGAAACGTGAATAACATATctcggggagaaaaaaaaagtttcgtggAACgtagagtatttttaatttttatttttatactgaaTAATAACTGGTGTTCCTTCCCCGGTCCGCTTTGAGAGCGCGTTTCCGCGCGATCTTTTACTGTCCGATACACGCCCGGGCACAGGCCATGTCGGCCGGTTCGCGAGGTTAACCTACGCCCGGCGACCAGGCTCGTCAGCGCCGGGCCGTTATTGGCCCTCGTCTGCGCCCGCATAAACGCGCCGTAAAAAGGGTCTACTCCCGGGCCTCGACGGGCGCAGTCAGTCTACTGCCCGCGTTCCGCTTCTGCCTTGCCGTCGTAGAAACTTTACAGGTTTCTCGGCGCCGCGTGTACAGCATGGGCCCTCCGCGACacagacttggaaaaaaaaaagagagagagagaggaagaaaatAAAACTATGAAGTTGACCACGCCGGGATTGTGTCTCGTTTCAAGCCGAAACGCAACTTTATATAAGTTTTGGTGGTGATGTCTTCtgtccactctctctctctctctctctctctcacacacacagacacacagaaggCGCAAGAATTAGGTCTTCAAAAAAAGTTTGTATAGTTCATTACGTCTCGTTCTCAGCAATAGTATTACGGACCAGCATATGTAACAACTACAGTTCAGAGATATGtctgggtaggctgtattttcaactacagggagtttgtttcatgaattatCGGTGATTTTAATTATCTTTGAATgtgtcttttaaaataaattgtctattttttttttgagaatgttAGTTTTTCAGCTTACGCAGTCCCTCGATACTTGTAAGGGGTTATACATACTGGTATATAGGTACCTAGGAACTTTACCTAGTTTGAGCAATGTTGTTTTAGATAGACGAGCTACGAATGGTTTGTTAACAACCCCCCTGCCCCTTCAAAATACGATCGCGACAATATCATTCTtgcaatattacaaactattccttggcaacCGGTTTCCATAGGAATCTTttgataaataaagaaaaaaaaatctgtgtagaCAATGAACATCTTTTATGAAGTGACGAGTTGtaagaacttaaaaaaatacattaagtgtacaaaatttttaacgttttaaaaattaaaaatttcaaaagttaCAACCCAAATGTGTCCATTTgtcaaagattttaaaaatatatgttgtcAAACAGAGAATTTAACTTTCCTTCGTATTGTGCAAGCGAACGTATTGCAGCCTCAGTACACatataattagaatttttgtACATTGTAGTGAAAAATGGGCAAAACACAAAAAGTGAAATATATACAGAacgaagaattaaaaaataacaaacacagTTTTGATGCTTTTTAACTGTACAGTTGAGTATTAGATTTTGGCCAATAGGAACTGGGAACAAGATACAGTTGTAGTGAGCTCTCGGGAGCACCGGCGAAGAGCGGCCTCAGGACATCTGTATCTAGGCTGAGGAATCAATAATTTCACCAAACtagtttttgttaaaaaaaaaagggaggttgTAGGGGGGTAATTTACAGTTTGTTCCGAGATAAAAAGCGAATGCATCAAAGCGGACTCCAAAAGCGTTTGAGAGGAGTATACGGTGAAGAGAGACGAATAGACAATGATACAAGCTAGGCAGAAGGGTTGATTCATCCCATTACAAAATCCCCGAGCTAGGAAATGTGATTACCGCAGCTGCTATCGGAAAAGAGCCTGGCGTGGAGAGAGGAATGGGCAGCAGGTATGCGTGACGGCATTGCATCGGGAGGTAGACCCCACGCACGCCGAACACAATTTTCGAAGCTTTACAAAGTTAAAccgtcgagagagagagagagaaagagcgagAAATCTGCCTCGATTGACGTGCGGGGAGAAGGTAATGTTATCCGGTGAAGAAGTGTCAGTCAGTGTCCGAACACAGGGTGTTTCGGAACACCTGCGCCCTCGGGGTGGGATTTGCTCATCATTGTCACTATGCAGCAATCAGTAGACGTTACAGGCCGGAAATTTTAAAACTCCCGTGCGGGGCTGGAACAACATCGACACGCTCTCCCTAGAGCCACAGGGAAAATAGTTAACGCCATTTCTCATCGCAGCTCGGACGTGTTTGAAGAGGAACTACGATGAGAGGCTGACGcatacccatcccagcatcactgACACCCACCCCCGTTTAACCTAGTTCAGCTAACTCAGAGGAACTTCCCCGTCTTAACCGTATCAACAGATCTGTCATACCTCAAGACAAACGAAAGAGAGCCTGATGTGATCTGGCCGAAGAGCGTCCGACTTCTACTAGCACCGGAGATGTTTCGACGCGCACTGCGTCCACCCATCGTCAGAGAGGGGACTCATTCAGGACGTTCCTTCAGCGATCAGAGCCACCACGCCGAGCGACCCGTGTCGGCAGAGCGAGCCTCAGCGGCATCTCCCAACACCAACAAGGGTCATCACGCACTGCTGCCTGGATTTGACATGGCCCTTGCGGGCTTGTACGCTGTTAGAAAAAATCCTGTAAATTATTTACGGACTTTTTAAACGAAGAAATTCCCTGAAATAAATCGAAGATATCTTCATGAATTCCAGATAGCTGAATCTTCGTCAAAACTACGCGGTATTCCAACTTCCTAGTTCCGTGTCCTtctgtaaacagggtaaacaggcAAGTGCAATGAAGAAGAGTGCTCTTTTCGTTGActtataccaagattattcttgtggattcgtgAAAAACTCATGTTTTATCATTTTAGCAAACCTTATTGTTATTGACTTacgaattatatatttaaattgaagaGTTTAAACCATAGGTTGCATACGAACGGTTATTCTAAAATTGCATACCATACGATTTCATGCCTTCAGTACATTCCAagattacataaatatttgcttTTAAGTTCCTTTAACTGGTAAAAAGGAATTGAAAggttattaatacattttataaacatataaatttggttatattaaatatgtgaaaaaaaaacatcattagaAAAACACTAaatcataaaagaaaaataatttaggataataTCCTCTTACCGGAGCAAGATAATTATTTCGTTGAGGGTTTATCAACGGCACAGAGAGATATCAGTAAGAAGaccaaaagtcatttgaccgaaatgtcggtctagtgcctgtcagCCTAGTGCTTTTCGACTGTCTTTTGGTCTAGTGCATTTCGattaaatgactttcggtctagtgcctctAGATCAAACGAATTTTCGGAAAAATGACTTTCAGCCTACTGCCGTGCCACCGCACAGAGcgattcaggtaaactgtgggcCCAATTCATGGGTATCGCAAgggtaaacatatttgaattcttttatttccaatttttttttcactgaaacGCTTCATTTGTGTAGTTTAacctggaaacaaaaaaaaatgtaacgtaTTTGCAATTTGAAGTCTGCCCTGTACTAATTGAATGCGATATTTTTGCTAGGTAGCTACACTGCAGACTTCTTGCCGGAGCTGGGTTCAGTGATGTAGGCTTCGACGTGGTTACCAGGATGCGTAACGAGGTAAGCGTTTAAAATCTCTTTAGCGCTTACGGCGCAGGAGGCCCGTAAACCAAAACACTCGCGCGTGTTTTGCGCTGATACGTGTTGAAAAGCTTTAACATCATCAGGCGTGAGGCTTTGCGAGGTACAGTATTCACCACCACAGGAAACAGTAATTtgcaaaacttataaaaaataaaattacacaaactcTAGGTAAAAATAGTAAGTATCAATGGATACATAATgaacaaatgttttgtttttgatctacacttcactttttttcaattcgaaaatgtaataaatattgcgGATTTTCCTTCTAGATCACGTTGAAAAATACGTAAACATGTGTTTATTTGACCTCTATTACCTAatgagaccagaaaaattcacgaaataatttcgcgataggctaaaataaaaaaaaaatgtatgtctcTGTGCCCCTTTAATGGCTGGACCAAAATTTGTTTTATGGAGAACTAtgaaccaatgagaaacactaaaccaagaaaatgCCGAATTACTGACAACCTAAGTTCAGACgtctcacaattcagcagccaatgaacaagtgacatttgcccgagtatgcaaaCTGTGAAGTCTAtcttagaggtcaatgaacccacgatattttccggtctctaccttttatataaatatttttttttctattttatcttGTTTGGGTAGAGATCACCATGGtgtgatgtaaaaaaatttaaaacgtaaCTTCAAAATAGGATAGTTAAGACCTTACGAGTAGTTATAACTCACTTGCTTACTGTTCACTTTCCAAGAAATGGTACAAAATGTATTATTAGCAATGTAAAAGTGTTTATATTGGTTTCCTGCTCGGAATTTTCAACAACTCAgctattttagttttttaagcaTAATTCAATCAAGCACTGGATCACAGAAAATACAGCACTAACAAAATCCAGCTTGTGTGAGTGCTATTAGTCTAATTTATGTATACGTGTGGTATTTTCTACTATACACGTTGTTCTATAATgataaaaactattattatttattttaaatgctttatgtattaaaatgcaataaatatttatgtaagataaagtaataattaaattaaaataaaccaattcaatataaaaattgaataaatgaaaattaatataaatacgttTACTTACTACAAAATTAGAGAAATCACATCGTTAGTTAAAATATCCATCCATGGATCGATAAATTCTGTCTCTAATGTTTCTTATATTGACAAACATTTACTTAGAGTTTATTATAAAAATGGTATAACTCGCCTCGTATTGATTGGtagattatttaaacaattttatgataTTACTTAGTTTCTGGAGCAAGTGCTGTATTACAACGAATCTAACCTTTCATTTTTCCTTACGCATCGCGAAGCACATGAAACTAATGAGGGTCCTAACgtagaaagaagaaaatttgtgtTTCTACTTCATATTGAGAACTACTTATCGTCGAGAACTTGTCGAGAACTATGAGTTTCTATGAGTTAAACGGTCGTCCTCCACTTACCTACTAAAGTTTCATATTGAATGGAAAGAAAACATGCATTATCTgtatctaaaacaaaaaaaaatcaattagtaAATCATAAAACTTTTGACCAGAATCTTCTTAAGctagtaaattaattttgttgagTTATTCAGAAACGTTCCATCATTACAATGCCTAATTACACggtattttctaattttaatatttcaagcaTTCAGCTTAAAAAAACGTAGAATTTCACGCCTACAGTTACATATATTGGAACCACCTCGCGCTTAGTTCATCTTTAAAAAACATGTCAAGTCCCAAGACCTGTGATCTCAATCACACAACTGATGGTAGTGATTTTCACAAACATGGGGATTTGACTGGCCTTTGAAAATTGTTGGTTTGAATGGAAcgttaatgaaataattaaatgccttttttttccaaatctagaaacaattcatgtcaaaaaaatagatatataaaaataacctattggggggggggggggtgactcgTTTTGGTAAAATCAATGCAGTAATTATAACGGCGGTTGTTTATTGACGTGGAAAAGGGTGGGGGCAGTATGATTGGAAAAGTTAAATTACATTCGGCACATAAATCATACGGGCTGCACCATTCTGCGAATATCAATTCCTAAGAGGATACCGCACCAACGTCTGCCTCTCACCTCGCGAATCTTTCTTGCTACACAAGTTTCTCTTCTTCCCCGTGTTTGTGATTACACTTTCATCGCTGCCCTCTTTTCTCCGCGGAGGGAACAAGGGCCGTGTCTCATTATTGTAGAATCATTAGGAAACTGTTCTGAAAACTTCTGAAATCAAAACTCTGTCTCTCTCGTTCGTTTCGCTTGCCTTCTCTGTGACGAAATTCGAATGGTCTTCAAATAAGAGCTTTTGGAGTTCGAAATATCGGTGTGAGTTGTGATGAGGTTCTTAACCTTTTGTGATCCTTTTGTATTTGGCTctttgtttgcatttttttttgctgagatCTTGTAGCCATTGATCAgaatataataagtttttaaaaataagattgaTGCAAATCCACTTCCTTGGGctctgtaaaaatgtatttcaagatgtaaataaattttcaagtaatatatatttataaatgaataaatttataaaacgTTTCGTGAGACTGTTTGATTGTAGAACGTTGCAGGTAAATATTTAAATGAGATTTCTTGGTTAAAACCTCATTATTatcattcaaaattaaaaatgacaataTAATTACGATAGACTTAGTATAAAATACTATACAGTTACGTTAAGTTCctattgaatttttttgcatCAAGCTAGGTATTATTTACTGAAATACAAGAAAACATGTGGAATTAGTTTgaacttttacaaatttaaaactagaattaatttaaaaaacacgtTAATAATATATTCTGAGAGGCATATAAAATAACCAAAACATCGGAAACCAACCAAAAATTTCATTCTTCACTACTTACTGAATGTATTTCAAAATAATGTAAGCAATCGAAAGGTATTACCAAAACACTTGTTTTATATCAGgaatcaaaaaattcaaatatgaatGGTATAACACATACATAATTAAAGAATATTATTATACAACATGAAATATTtagtagaaaataaaaatatatttcaatacataaaaaattcttttaaatatgtattttaattttcgtATATCCGGGAAAATAATGCAATTAGCTATCGTAACGATTTTTGTATGAGTGTTGTATGTAAGCCAGCTTcagttaattataattttatttacagttatatattttttacgcgggttctactcccggccacgccaaattttttttcttccggtaaattctaagattatatccatacatctaactgtaaatgattcggagagactttaccatttctttgtgacgttgcaactccaaatagttatctcagatggtaataggtagtgtcggtaactcatttccctatgataattatacataaatatagtttaaaaaactaaaaaaacatgcttttaatgaatatcaaactaaaaagttaaaaataaatatagtttaaaaaactaaagaaacatgcttttaaagattatcaaactaaaaagttaaaaaaaattaattttaaaatttaatttatgacaatagtatataagcaatactagtataaacgagaaaaaagcatggggcgcttaatatacaaaaaatatggcacaaagcgcctcaagcttttttctcgtttatactagtattgcttatatactattgtcataaattaaattttaaaattatttttaactttttagtttgataatctttaaaagcatgtttctttagttttttaaactatatttatttaacttatctGCTACAATGGCAGTATAATTTTACCGTTAtattattaacaatttattgagtATGCTTAGattacttaatttaaatttaatttttatatttaattgtgtgAGTCAAAAATGGTTAtacctacattaattattattactgagtaAAGCTCACTGTAAGAATATTTTTGGCATATTTTTTGTAAGCTCTAggtaatatttaacaaaaaatttattgagaGTTTTTAAACATTAACGTAGGAAATTAAAAGATAATGAATCTACGATTATACTGAAGTCAATATTGAATTAATATTCATCTTAAAGTTTAGTGCAGAAACGTAACTTTTCAAGAAAGCTCATTTACTCACCATAAAAAGccgaaatcattaaaaataattaatcgtTTTTTATATCAAgtgaattgatttattttaataaacattgatGTTATGTATGTTTTTTGGTTGCGTAATACCATTTTGTGATAGAGACACTGTgaatgtaaatgtatgttttcacatttcaaaaatttgttccAAAAATTGTTATGTTATTTAGTAGATTAGTTTTCTTAATGTTATGTAACATATAATTATTCAGGGTATGATTTTGATTAATTAGGTTTCTAGTTATCAGTTcttctgataaaaatatttatacagtgAAACGTTCTAACCGAACGTACTCGGTAGTTGAAAGCAATCCTATATGGTTAATAAATTAAACTACACTTGAGTTTGGCAGAATAACGTAGCTGGGCATAATAAAGACCAAAAATATATTAGTATGCTGTAATAAAGTATCACTTCCACCgaaatccaaataaatattattgcgAGTCAATTTACAAGATCCATAAAATTTATTGTCATTACATATACCTACCAtatgtatcaaaaataaattttcttgtccAGGAAATGATGTAAATTTAATATTACTGACACTTTCAAGTATgttaaattttcaaagttaaataactacattaaaaacagTATAGGCCTAGCATTCGTTTTGACGTTATTGTAGGTACCTACCTTGTAgccatatttaatatataaaataaataataaaagtatataatatatataaattttcccCATGAGTCCAGAGGGTTGTATTTCTTGGTCTGCTTCCTAAATCCCCTTGCCAGAATCTGGTGAGCCTCTGGTTTCTGCGCGATTTCCAATACGGCCAACTTTGGAGAGCGGAAGTTCCTCGAACGTGATTTACCACGTTTACCAGGTATTCTTTTTACCCTTCTTGTTTCGCGGCGTTCTCCTTGTAgcggttaaaaaaaacaaatcgaGTAAAAAAAAAGTCGTCTATTTTACGATCGGCGAAAACAACGCTGATAGCTAGGCCGCATAAACTTGTTTCTGGGCGGAAAGAGGAAATGGAAAAGGAAGCAcgcaaagaaaaagaaaactaaaGCGTATATAAACCAGTGCTCGgagaaaaataaattcttattaaAATCGAACCATTTTCTTTTGCAATAAACGAtccgggaaaggggggggggggggaatattttattaaatttctggaAATATTTCGTTGGGAAATGAAGGCATTTTATTTCAAGTCTTTCACAACAGTAAGAACGTAACGCACACAACGTAACGTAACGTTAAGTAGAACCAAGTGGGTTAGGTCATGCGTTAACGCAAGTATAGCCAACCAATAAATATTTAGGGccaaagaaaaatatgtaaaaaatctAGCGTGCcaatttgtattattaaaaaaatacgagCTCTCTATTTTTTTTCGAgctgatgcaattttttttttgtgttagaaTAATTGTACGTACAATAAGTTGAGAAGCATATGACAAGTATTTAAAGCATATAAAAGTATGATTTTTAAgaatgtttgcaggctttcatggccattgtctgaagtagcttggcttctgagttgtagccgtgtccttggcgaataattcaccgacgtttcggtcaacattgcagtctccatcatcagggagcagtgtaggtaactgctccctgatgatggagactgcaatgttgaccgaaaagtcggtgaattattcgccaaggacacggctacaacccagaagtcaagctactaTGATTTTTAAGAGTTGTAATTTTGTAAGAATGTGCTCTTGTTTGGTTCTGATTGTTGTTAGGAGTCGAGCAGTAATGTCTTCAGGGTGTGGTAGGCCATTGCTTAAACCTTGGAGGTCCAAAAATGGCTTGGTCACTAATGGAAGTAGTGTGCTCAAAGAATTcgagagaggttttttttttgggacagGATTAACTCCTGCCAGCTTGCACTAGGGTGACTATGTCTTAAATTGATTTTACATTCCCTGATTccctacgtttttttttaaaggggccTCCTAATTTCGGGGGCCCGACCAAAAAAATAGCATAATTTAAAGCTGAATAAACAAGTTACACAATACAGGAGACAATAACAATGACACTGTACAGAAAACATGGCCCACTATGGGCTAGATGGTGACAATAAGTAAGTGGTGATCTCAAGGCTCCTCCGACGATGCCGTTTAACACAACATTTTCTCattcaatgctttttttttctttgcaaaaatGGGAATGAAGCTgtcaaataaatatcaattaaaatatgtactcgccagtgatgtgtaaacatccaaACTCAGTAACGACCAAATCAAAGTTTTCTCATGTTGTTCAAGTtgcaaataatcttataatatgaaattcgggcacgaaatttaacgtacaattctttaatacaatgccgagcgtgataaataaaagaACCGCTttacaaataccaaaatttctgaatGCTTATCACAAACATACTTTCTGCgcgcgccgctagaattcgctgcctgaatcgtaagcGTTGCTTGCCAGCGTCAAACGCAGATAAAAAttagcagtacaaaataaaaCGTAAAGTTTTAACTATTCATTAGAAACAGCTCTGATAAACAC
Proteins encoded:
- the LOC134543269 gene encoding uncharacterized protein DDB_G0290685-like — encoded protein: MVVKAYGTLKARGSWSVRNNPSGENSNPSGENSNHSGENSNLSGENSNHSGENNKHSGENNKHSGENSNLSDEYSNLSGENSNHSDEYSNLSGENSNLSGENSNLSGENSNLSGENSNLSGENSNHSDEYSNPSGENSNLSGENSNLSGENSNHSGENSNPSGENSNPSGENSNPSGENSNLSGDNSNHSGENINPSGENINPSGENNKHSGENSNLSDNNISDEYSNTSGENSKHSGENSKHSGENSNHSGENSNHSGENSNHSGENINLSGESSNLSGENSNHSDEYSNPSGENSNLSGENSKHSGENSNHSGENSNHSGENSNHSGENSKHSGENSNPSDEYSNPSGENSNRSGENINLSGESSNLSGENSNHSDEYSNPSGENSNLSGENSNHSGENNKHSGENNKHSGENSNLSDEYSNPSGENNNHSGENNNHSGENSNLSDEYSNPSGENNNHSGENIKHSGENSNLSDEYSNPSSENSSLSDENINLSGECSNLSDENSNHSGENSIHLGENSNRSGEKKKPLGREQQPLGLEQQPLGRKQPRSGENSKPSGENSNHSGENHRRCFDAHCVHPSSERGLIQDVPSAIRATTPSDPCRQSEPQRHLPTPTRVITHCCLDLTWPLRACSYTADFLPELGSVM